A region of the Culex quinquefasciatus strain JHB chromosome 1, VPISU_Cqui_1.0_pri_paternal, whole genome shotgun sequence genome:
tggccgtttagaatgaattaatagtagtttatgctacaagttgcaaaaagaggattttttttcagcacgagttcaACGAGGTTCAtagagttggataaatatgatgagtgctgaaaaaatcaagttttgcaacgagttccatacaacattttttacatttcagaaaaacaaaagttcaacttttcagcacccatttcagtgcttaaaagtagaacttttcagcaatatttttcgcaattccgtcgtgaaactacttacttttcctgtcattcttgaacgacgaaatagcctacttttctgtaccaaaaataacagaatcgaatagcaacatttttcaaaattcactgaaatgggtgctgaaaagttgaacttttcagcacttgtttcgaaaagtaaaatttttcaacatttttttgatttaaacgatttattgacaaaatacatgaaaatttgacataaaatcaggagcggtcgtggctgaatggttacgttGCTCGCTTAataagcgaatgatcctgggttcgatacccatctgctcccaacgagaaagttctggacccattgaaattatttattatttatttatttggaaattaatgaaaaacgtgaagctcacggcggggttcgatcccctgtcttTAGGATaggcaagcaaaatgctttccactttaccgtgaagcattggtagcttgagtaAGAGGCGCATTTGAAATGAACCTACTttacctcgctataaatagcctgggcgactgatagaattcatcctataagagatgagaagaattgaaagctttcccattagaaatgagaacacacgaagaattcgaacaacaatagggggatggcgtcgctatttttagaccacgttttccactttttcgcatcgaaaccgactactttatcgacttctttttgctgggcgagataggacgccgtctatttttagacgatgactcagcacttttccactcatgcacttaaaaaaaccaggtggcagcacgatgtaacgccacgtccctatgcactgccgctctaatcgtgtccgtcccatatgtaaaaacagcaagccgagaaaaacgcgtgtcaaagttgtcccgcccataaggctacgtgttagaatttcacgaaaaagtggattttctccggatttctagaacaaagtactacattttattgatttttctgatagtttgcatgattttgaaccaaactggattattacctcaaaattgacgaaattacatatgggacggactagcttcgagcggcagtgcaacggtcgttaccactcgcctagggtggatcctcagaccattcaccttcccaaaaaccgtccaactccaagcgaaacttacttggggACACCGTGGTGACTTGCCCTTGACCCCTTAaacaagtggagcatcaacacttcccgtttTCCgcatccctttccttgtccctagtgcgcggtggagatgggagcggccggcaatggacggctgtcatggtggtgagaatctggttcaggtggaattggttctattcccaattatcgattcctaggcaacttgggcttagaaaatcatcacatcacatggcgaaaatccagtctgcaatccgctaaaatcaccgtctcctagcgaagcgaagcgaaaatttgacataaaatttcactcagtgtgtgttttttggaattgcaaaaaatgttgcatgaaactcgttgcaaaacttgattttttcagcactcttcgtatttatccaactcggtgaacctcgttggataaatgtacgactcgtgctgaaaaaatcctctttttgcaacttgttgcataaactactattaacaaGAACAAGGGGTGAAACGGGTTTTCgtctacttgatacagcatttgacgtattgatcccagggtaaataagatctatttcttttttcataaatgtaaatttagttttatatgaaatttacaATTCCAACACTtataactaacgtgaaattttccgaggatttcgaatacgacaaaattgagactaaaaagtgccgctatgggagcctgcaaggcaaaaactaacgttgtaaaatgttggttatagaaaaatcgaaaaactatgagaaaaactgcggccaaaaattggccaaaaagttaataccgtatgGCTTTTAGTTCATGAAATTCCCTTACTTTTGACCTGTTGAAggcagttgcaaaaagatattgagcttttaaaaaaatcaattttcaatagtaatttgcaaaagctatgagaaaagtcaaaccattttgaagtgcttaaaaagacctttcgaatgcatctaagagagttggaattgatgaagttttacggaaatgcgagcaatttgaagattttttttgttgtttggacGTCAAACTTCAAAGCGTCAACTTACTCCACTCCCCTTTGTcctagagggctcatatttggcatgagttcatctcatgtatagacaaacaaacgctgtaagtttcatctaaatcggagcacctcgattcGATCTCTAGAACAAAGGAAAAATTCTTTTGGACAACTGTCATTACTTTTGTTTCtgaacctttttttgttttcttgtccAATTTCCAGACGTCACCACACTCACAGAACTTGCCGCCCGTTGCGTGGCCTCGTTCATTCCGTTCGAGCTGGTAGAGCACGTCTACCCACCGGTTCCCGAACAGCTGCAGCTCCGTATCGCTTACTGGAGCTTCCCGGACAACGAGGAAGACATCCGGCTGTACTCGTGCCTGGCCAACAGCTCGGCGGACGAGTTCCACCGGGGCGACCAGTTGTTCAAGAGTCGGGCGGTAAAGGACCCACTGCAGATCGGGTTCCACCTGTCGGCGACGGTCGTGGTGACCCAGCCGAGGAACCAGTTCAATGTGGCAGTTACGTTTGATCGTAGAAGAATTTCGTCATGCAGTTGTACGTGCTTGCCGGCAGCTTACTGGTGCTCGCACGTGGTGGCCGTATGTCTGCACCGGATTCACTGTCCCACGAAGGTCAGTCTTCGAGCGCCCGTTTCGGAGTCCCTGTCGAGACTGCAGCGGGATCAGTTGCAGAAATTTGCTCAATATCTGATAAGTGAACTGTCGCAACAAATACTCCCAATCGCGCAGCGTCTGTTGGACGAGCTGTTGAGTTCGCAGCCGACAACGATCAACACGGTTTGTGGTGCGCCGGATCCGACGGCGGGTGCCTCGGTGAACGACCAAACCAACTGGTACTTGGACGACAAGACGCTGCACGATAACATCAAGAAGATCTTGATCAAGTTCTGTTTACCAACGCCCATGGTATTCAGCGATGTCAACTACTTGACGAATTCAGCTCCGCCGGCGGCGGCCGAATGGAGTTCGTTACTGCGACCGCTGCGAGGACGCGAACCGGAAGGAATGTGGAATCTGCTGTCGATCGTGCGGGAGATGTATCGGCGATGCGATCGCAACGCCGTCCGGTTGCTGGAAATTATCACGGAAGAAGTGATGGCATGTGATCAGATTCTGGTTTGGTGGTTCAACATCAAGCTAGCGCTGCTGGTCGGTTCCAACGGACACGGCGGGGGAAAGCACAGCAACACACACTCAAACTCAAACGCGACACAACACGCGTGTGCGTCGCTTTGTGATGAGATTGTGGTGCTTTGGAGATTGGCCTCGTTGAACCCGGGACTGGCGCCCGATGAGCGGGACATGCTTCACGCACAGTTCACGACATGGCATCTGAAAATACTGGATCGAGTCGCAAAGAACATGGTGGCGTCGTCCTCGCACAGCAGCAAACAACAGCAGAACCTGCGCAACGATGCGGAACTGTTTGCCGGGTTCAAGCCGGCCATCGAGGCATGCTATTTGGACTGGGAAGACTACCCGATCGAGGGAATAACGCACACCCAGGACACGAATCCAATGTACCACTGTCCGTTCACGTGCTTCAAGCAGAACAACGAGTCGAAGGGTGAATCTGGCCCCGGCCAGGTCAACTCGAGCCAAGCGATTCTGCAGAACAACGTGAAGCAATTTCAGCAGTTGCCACATCACCACCACTTTCACCATCATCACGGCCACAGTGGCGCTCACCACGGAGGCAACAGCAGCAACGTGGTTGCTTCGGCCTCGTCAAGTTCCGGTGTCGGTGGAGCTAGCAGTAGTGGCGGAGCGGTGGCCATCGCGACGACCAGCAGTGGTGCCAACGCCAATCTACCAACGAGTAGTTCAAGTGCTGCGGCCAAAACTCATCACACGAGACGCGACTATCGATCACATCGGGACCGATGCTACGGATCGAGCAACAGCAGCAGTGACAGCGTCCCCGATCGCTTCAACGAGGCAAACGCAAGCTCAAAACTAGAACCACACTTGCCAGCGGCCCCAACAGGCGGTGCAACCGGTGGAAACCGGTCAAGCGTTAGCAGTGAGGGGTTCtgcgaaaacgacgacgacgtcaatGTGGTGGACGATCTGCCCACGCCGGAGATAAGCAAAAAGGACGAAAGTGTGAGCGATTCTTCAAATAGCTCTTCGTCGAGCGTTGAAGAGGGAGCGGCGGCAAGCAAATCTGCCAACGCAGCTGCCAACGACGCAAACAGCATATTGAACGACATGAACAACTACGAGATATCCGGCAACATCAAGCTGTACGAAGTGTACAACCAGGAGGTGCCCCAATCCGGCACGTCGAGTTCAACCTGTTCGTCATCCCCTTCGACGGCGACAACCGCGACGAAGATTGTTCCGCCAAAAACAGATCCGGAAACACCGCAAAGCTCACAGCAGACTCCAGCATCCTCCAGCGTAGCTAAGGAAGCAACACCCGACTCGGACCGCAACCTGCGGCGACCCTCGAAGGACGAAAGCCTTTCGAGTTCGGACAGCGCGCAAAACATTGACGAATACGGAATGTACTATTACGACTCGAAGCAAGCCCAGGCCCAAAAAGagcaagaacaacaacaacaaaagcaaCGCCAAGAACCGAAGCAGCAACAACCGCCGCAGCAAGTGTTTTCCAACCTCAAACCAACGGAGGACGCTTGGGACATTCTGTTTGCCCGCGCCGAAGGACTTCATGCACACGGCCACGGTCGGGAAGCGTGCATCCTTGGCGTACGGTTAGCGGAGGAGATGTTGGCGAATCCACCGAATCTGATGATTGAGTTGCCGCCGCCACCGAAGAAGAAGGGCAAGAAGCACAACATCAACCCGATCTCGCACCAGCTGAGCGTACTGGCCTCGGCCACGCTCGCAAAGTGCGCCTTCCTTTGTACGGTTCTGGCGGAAAACTCCGAACACTATCATCTGGCGTTCCGGGTGTGTCTGTATGGGCTGGAAATGTCCCGTCCACCGGCAAGCACAAAGCCACTTGAGGTAAAACTCGCCAATCAGGAGTCGGATCTGCTAGCTCTCTTGAAGCGCATTCCGCTGGGACACGCCGAACTGCGCATCATCCGCGAGCGGGCGGAAGCTCTCCGAGATGGGTTGCTAAAGTCCCGCGGCGAGGCGTTGCTGCCCATCATGTTGGCCAGCTTCATCTTTGACGCACTGGTGATGCCTAGCGTACTTGGCCGGGAAAACCGCATGAAGGTGATGAGTCAATCGTTCCGATTGCCAACAGATGAGAATCTGGGATTCGAAGCGGCCGTAGCCGCACTAGGACTGAAAGCCAACGTGTCCGAAGCAGAACATCCGTTGCTCTGCGAAGGAACACGTCGGCAGCGAGGAGATCTCGCGCTGACATTGCTCTCTTACTACAAGGATGAACCGCGGAAGATTTGTCGCGTGATGGAGAAGTTGCTGGATCGGGAGATTCATTCGCTCATCAAAACGCCTCTGCTTCCGTCTTACTACTCGAACAATCCTCCAACGCGGAGTCAAACGTCACAGCTGCGAATGGAAGAGTACGAAACCAAcagtcaacagcagcagcagcaacagcagctgtACGGTGGCGCTGGAGATttgcaacagcagcagcctCACCATCCCGGTTTGCCGCAGAATGAGTTCATGGCCGCCAATAGTCGACCGCAGAGCAGTACAAGTGCGGAGGTTGAAATTGGAATGGGCGCACTCAGCTTGGGTGCGCAACCCCAGCAGCAGATGCCAGCGGGTCCCACTCCGGGACCTTCGAACGCAACACAACCCATTATGTCCGGCGGACCACCTGGCAGTGTTGCCGGGTCGGTGTCTACCAACACGACTCGTTCGAAGGACTCTCGTTACAAGGGCAAGCGAGCCTATCCGTCGATTCCGAATCAACCGTCAGAAGCTAGCGCTCACTTTATGTTTGAACTGGCCAAGAATGTGCTCACAAAAGCGGGTGGAACTTCGTCCACATCGTTGTTTACGCAAGCCTCAACCAACCAGAACCATCAGGGACCGCATCGTGGGCTGCACATGTGCGCCTTCCAGCTGGGCCTGTACGCTCTGGGTCTGCACAATTGCGTCAGTCCGAACTGGCTGTCGCGAACGTACTCATCGCACGTGTCCTGGATCATCGGCCAGGCAATGGACATTGGCGCTCCGGCCATCTCCTTCCTCATCGACACCTGGGAAGGTCATCTGACGCCACCGGAAGCTGCCGGAATGGCCGATCGGGCATCGTCTCGCGGTTGGGACAGCAACATGGTCAATCCGGCCGCCGAGCTGGCGCTGTCCGTTTTACCCCACGCCGCAGCACTCAATCCAAACGAAATTCAACGCGCAATCTTGCAGTGCAAGGAGCAAAGCGATCGTATGCTAGAACGATCCTGTCTGACCGTAGAACAAGCTGCCAAAGGTGGTGGCGTATATCCGGAAGTGCTGTTTCAGGTTGCCCGCTATTGGTACGAGCTGTACCTTAGAAACACCCCCGGCGGTGAAATGGAACCGAACGAACAGCACGACTACTTCAACGTCAACATCATGTCGCTGATGGACACCGGAGATATGCAGCAGCAAGCCCAACCTCCACCTCCAGCGAATCCACCGGTCGTGGTCAGCGCGACACCGCCACAACCCTACCAGCAAACCGTAACGACGCTTGCCCCAATCGGAATAGCCCCGTACGGACCGTACAGTTTCCCCTGTCAAGGCATCTACCACCAGAACATTCCCTACCAAGCCAACCAGATGCAAATGTATATATCAACTCCACCCCAATTCCAATATCCACCCCCACCCCCGCACAACAATCCACCCCAGCAACAACCGGGTAGTTATCAGCAACCGATGAACGCCAGCTATCAGCCGATGCCACCGCATCCGCTCGTTCCCCCGCAGGGCTACAACCCTTCGCAGTACCCGCAAGTTCCGGTGCAGGTCCAGGTTCCACCGCCGCAACCAAACCAACAACAACTCCAGCAGAACCTCCAGTACTACGGCGCCCAAGGTGTCCCAATGCAGCCTCAGGCCCCACAACAatcccaacaacaacaaccacccCGACCCCAACCCGGCCACGGCTATCCTCCCTACGCCGTTCCGCCCACAACGCCCCCGGTTCGACCCCGCCATCCCCATCAGTTCACACCCACCCAGCTGCGCTACCTCCTGGCAGCGTACAACGCCGGAATGCTCGCCCTTGAAACCCTAGCCCGGCGCGTCCACGATGACCGACCGCAGGCCAAGTATGCCCGCAATCCGCCGTACGGCGAGGACGTCAAGTGGCTGCTGCGCATCTCGAAACGACTCGGAACGCAGTATCTGCACCAGTTTTGCGTGTGCGCCGTCAACTCGATCGTGTCGCCGTTCGTGCTGCACGAGGTCGCCATCGAGTCCGCGCACTATCTGGCCCGGAATAATCCGGCGATTATTCCGCAGCACCTGCGGTCGGCCCTGGCCCCGCTCATGCAAAAGTGTCAGCAAATGTAAGGGTTTCACGGTGTGGGTTACATTACATCGGACTACAGTGATTCGTTCCATTGCAGGTACATTCAGTGCATCCATCAGAAATTATACCATCTTACGGTGGCGGATTATGAAGAGTTTACCAGTACGATCCTGTCCGCGCGGAATGCATTCCAGATTACGCCGGAGGGAAGCGCGCAGTTTAAGGATTGGCTGCAGTCTATCAAAAGGTAGGTTAAATTGCATTGTGCAAGTCATTACGCTACGCAGTGAAGGAGTTAAAGTTCACAACTTCAAGTTCAACACATTCCAGTAAAGAAGGTCCCTTTTAAAACCGTTCTACAGGGATACATtctggacttttttttataaggtcctataaaccaatgTAAACATTGTGTGTAttcctttcacaccttatgtaaatgtCTATTGGAGTAGTCGGGATGCACGGCATGTTGACATTTtttgtatccaggtttttaagcgaagatggcgctcgaatggtgaacgcccgaaatgtcaaaatcgcgcagtagcaccaacattagaaaaaaaatatggctgtcatgccatggcacacttgttccgtaatgttggtaccactgcgtgattttgacatttcgggcgttcaccattcgaacgccatcttcgcttaaaaacctcgatatgatctaataaaaaaaagaccggAATTGTTGTTCGTTGcggtgatttaatttttttaaagcaattgcGCAAcccgcaaattttattttttatgctaGCTTGAAAGGAACGCAGtcaagaaaatattcaaaaattctataactaaaattaaaaaaaaatcacataaaaaaaacaaaatccagaaaaattaaGGAATCACAgaagattctaaaattataaaaaaagcaaaacaatccacataaacgacccccgggtcttttgtggtccctGTTGCaggtttctgctcatttctaggcgtccgaaggtaatgtgtggtgagtcactcaaaaccttttttacgcgaatggaccgacgttttacttccacaTCCGATAgcaggcgtgatcaggcaaatctcgtctcggaAAATGCCACCGTGTCCGTCttggattgaacccaggccttacTGGGGTGAGGGGCTACTACGCTAACCACTACACTACCGGACCCGTTCTGAAATTATACAATTCTGAGATTCTAtaattacaaaatataaaaccagttttaaaaaatcttaaattcttcaatttaaaaatattttattaataaaattgtcaaattattagattata
Encoded here:
- the LOC6038486 gene encoding zinc finger SWIM domain-containing protein 8: MVFSDVNYLTNSAPPAAAEWSSLLRPLRGREPEGMWNLLSIVREMYRRCDRNAVRLLEIITEEVMACDQILVWWFNIKLALLVGSNGHGGGKHSNTHSNSNATQHACASLCDEIVVLWRLASLNPGLAPDERDMLHAQFTTWHLKILDRVAKNMVASSSHSSKQQQNLRNDAELFAGFKPAIEACYLDWEDYPIEGITHTQDTNPMYHCPFTCFKQNNESKGESGPGQVNSSQAILQNNVKQFQQLPHHHHFHHHHGHSGAHHGGNSSNVVASASSSSGVGGASSSGGAVAIATTSSGANANLPTSSSSAAAKTHHTRRDYRSHRDRCYGSSNSSSDSVPDRFNEANASSKLEPHLPAAPTGGATGGNRSSVSSEGFCENDDDVNVVDDLPTPEISKKDESVSDSSNSSSSSVEEGAAASKSANAAANDANSILNDMNNYEISGNIKLYEVYNQEVPQSGTSSSTCSSSPSTATTATKIVPPKTDPETPQSSQQTPASSSVAKEATPDSDRNLRRPSKDESLSSSDSAQNIDEYGMYYYDSKQAQAQKEQEQQQQKQRQEPKQQQPPQQVFSNLKPTEDAWDILFARAEGLHAHGHGREACILGVRLAEEMLANPPNLMIELPPPPKKKGKKHNINPISHQLSVLASATLAKCAFLCTVLAENSEHYHLAFRVCLYGLEMSRPPASTKPLEVKLANQESDLLALLKRIPLGHAELRIIRERAEALRDGLLKSRGEALLPIMLASFIFDALVMPSVLGRENRMKVMSQSFRLPTDENLGFEAAVAALGLKANVSEAEHPLLCEGTRRQRGDLALTLLSYYKDEPRKICRVMEKLLDREIHSLIKTPLLPSYYSNNPPTRSQTSQLRMEEYETNSQQQQQQQQLYGGAGDLQQQQPHHPGLPQNEFMAANSRPQSSTSAEVEIGMGALSLGAQPQQQMPAGPTPGPSNATQPIMSGGPPGSVAGSVSTNTTRSKDSRYKGKRAYPSIPNQPSEASAHFMFELAKNVLTKAGGTSSTSLFTQASTNQNHQGPHRGLHMCAFQLGLYALGLHNCVSPNWLSRTYSSHVSWIIGQAMDIGAPAISFLIDTWEGHLTPPEAAGMADRASSRGWDSNMVNPAAELALSVLPHAAALNPNEIQRAILQCKEQSDRMLERSCLTVEQAAKGGGVYPEVLFQVARYWYELYLRNTPGGEMEPNEQHDYFNVNIMSLMDTGDMQQQAQPPPPANPPVVVSATPPQPYQQTVTTLAPIGIAPYGPYSFPCQGIYHQNIPYQANQMQMYISTPPQFQYPPPPPHNNPPQQQPGSYQQPMNASYQPMPPHPLVPPQGYNPSQYPQVPVQVQVPPPQPNQQQLQQNLQYYGAQGVPMQPQAPQQSQQQQPPRPQPGHGYPPYAVPPTTPPVRPRHPHQFTPTQLRYLLAAYNAGMLALETLARRVHDDRPQAKYARNPPYGEDVKWLLRISKRLGTQYLHQFCVCAVNSIVSPFVLHEVAIESAHYLARNNPAIIPQHLRSALAPLMQKCQQMYIQCIHQKLYHLTVADYEEFTSTILSARNAFQITPEGSAQFKDWLQSIKRSKSCKKELWTQINAALNSK